The following are from one region of the Cyclopterus lumpus isolate fCycLum1 chromosome 21, fCycLum1.pri, whole genome shotgun sequence genome:
- the LOC117751006 gene encoding FAST kinase domain-containing protein 5, mitochondrial: MASCVLCRRLPRLRYLPGLRKDFTQAQHVPVKQEDEMDDLEGKKEVLQHQEAFPQGGYRLYYNPSSYHASVWNSATSQSQTDNDEDEQCLSTLAPSFWQQSNHYSVSCSRHLSSSNNTLLDLAFNKGPESEKPPVSPYYRKPTPPDVKVDTRAFLKCRPGYASMTLDLTQRPHPIEWEEALPVLQKVTVLKGSMKPSDVSQFFVELSRLHPDKMTLVRSDQRFIMLLRYSVENLRLFTQHQLLEVLQSFVWLDMPSAHTVLGLYEAELNRRANQMSLHHLLLAADLWRCIGRQVPQFLQHLYDSVPLHLAQIGVPELVQLLYITGEGRHCSKDLIHPVEQLLMRHLQQLYPEEVGAVCLGLFKSQTSISEGAVTRIIDKAHSFVEEMSDFAIVNVLKLLRFSYLYHRAWLQALSREVPRRAHGMGVQGLMHVALACSALHYRDDNILLAIAERIPSLVPHCRSKDSCKLLWAFGTLGFLPAQSPSYYPSLIEALRRRKAEFQRYPEHLLTGLLGLAFVSQFPEDLIALALSPAFVNSALKSAQLELKKDFFTLDETVALELPQWSGPRLSCKLREEVVEMLWKFAQSDVCRKPDVLEAESTLQDLLGGEKFVFKRMILPHTRSIDLEVHLDSTGQPIPVNPASHTATPSQDDSSSKYLSHQGWERMNVGVTITDGLLTQLTNTKKTTQPLTPSPPVKPTSLHRVEPDEGGRQFDTGLDLTSDIIETLCKSRIQASAPQDSKGTVKLAIQVSSRNHYCYNSQQLLGLHAMKRRQLKLAGYRVVELSHKEWFPMLRKSRVEKLAHLHCKIYNSL, translated from the coding sequence ATGGCTTCCTGTGTGCTGTGTCGTCGGTTGCCCAGGCTACGCTACCTCCCAGGCTTGAGAAAAGACTTTACCCAGGCTCAGCATGTGCCTGTCAAACAAGAGGATGAGATGGATGATCTTGAGGGGAAGAAAGAAGTATTACAACACCAGGAAGCCTTTCCCCAGGGGGggtacaggctgtattacaaCCCTTCCTCTTATCATGCCTCTGTGTGGAACTCAGCAACCTCCCAGAGCCAAACAGATAATGATGAGGATGAACAGTGTCTCTCCACTCTCGCACCTTCCTTCTGGCAACAGAGCAATCACTACAGTGTGAGTTGTTCACGGCATCTCTCCAGCTCAAATAACACACTTCTTGACTTAGCTTTCAACAAAGGCCCTGAATCTGAGAAGCCACCCGTTTCACCATACTACAGAAAGCCCACACCGCCAGATGTTAAAGTAGATACACGTGCCTTCCTCAAATGTCGGCCAGGGTATGCCTCCATGACCCTTGACCTCACCCAGCGGCCTCACCCAATTGAATGGGAAGAGGCCCTGCCAGTGCTCCAAAAAGTGACTGTTTTAAAAGGCAGCATGAAACCATCTGATGTGTCTCAGTTTTTTGTGGAGCTCAGCCGCTTGCACCCGGACAAGATGACATTGGTGAGGAGTGACCAGCGCTTTATCATGCTCCTCCGATATTCTGTGGAAAACCTTCGCCTCTTCACTCAACATCAGCTGCTGGAGGTGCTGCAGTCCTTTGTGTGGCTGGACATGCCCTCTGCACACACTGTACTCGGGCTGTATGAGGCCGAGCTAAACCGCCGGGCCAACCAGATGAGTTTACACCATTTGCTGTTAGCCGCTGACTTGTGGCGTTGTATTGGCCGCCAGGTCCCCCAGTTCTTACAGCACCTCTATGATTCCGTCCCCCTGCATCTGGCACAGATTGGGGTCCCTGAGCTGGTGCAACTGTTGTATATAACGGGAGAGGGTAGGCATTGCTCAAAGGACTTGATCCATCCTGTAGAGCAGCTTCTCATGCGTCACTTACAGCAACTTTACCCTGAGGAAGTTGGTGCTGTATGCTTGGGGCTATTTAAATCCCAGACTTCCATATCTGAGGGAGCAGTAACTCGTATTATTGATAAGGCGCACTCTTTTGTGGAGGAGATGAGCGACTTTGCCATTGTGAATGTGCTGAAATTATTGCGTTTCAGCTACCTGTATCACAGGGCGTGGCTGCAGGCCCTGTCACGGGAAGTTCCCCGACGGGCCCATGGGATGGGTGTCCAGGGTCTAATGCATGTGGCACTGGCCTGTTCAGCGCTGCATTACCGCGATGATAACATCCTATTGGCAATTGCGGAGAGAATTCCCTCGCTGGTGCCGCACTGCAGGAGCAAAGACTCATGTAAACTGCTGTGGGCCTTTGGCACATTAGGGTTTCTCCCAGCCCAGAGCCCCAGCTACTATCCGAGCCTTATAGAGGCCCTGAGAAGGAGGAAAGCTGAATTCCAACGATACCCAGAGCATCTGCTTACTGGTCTTCTAGGCCTGGCCTTCGTCTCTCAGTTTCCAGAGGACCTAATTGCATTAGCTTTGAGTCCTGCCTTTGTCAACTCGGCACTGAAATCCGCACAGCTGGAGCTGAAAAAAGACTTTTTCACTTTAGATGAAACCGTGGCTCTGGAGTTGCCTCAGTGGAGTGGCCCGCGGCTAAGCTGCAAACTGAGAGAGGAGGTGGTAGAAATGCTGTGGAAGTTTGCTCAGTCAGACGTGTGCCGGAAACCAGACGTTCTGGAGGCAGAATCTACTCTGCAGGATCTGCTTGGAGGAGAGAAGTTTGTATTTAAGAGAATGATTCTCCCCCACACTCGCTCCATCGACCTGGAAGTACATCTCGACTCCACTGGACAGCCAATACCTGTGAACCCAGCATCCCACACAGCCACGCCATCTCAAGATGACAGTTCATCCAAATATCTGTCTCATCAGGGTTGGGAAAGAATGAATGTAGGAGTAACTATAACTGATGGACTTTTAACACAGCTaaccaatacaaaaaaaaccacacaaccGTTAACCCCTTCTCCTCCGGTTAAGCCTACATCTCTCCACAGAGTAGAGCCTGATGAGGGTGGGAGACAGTTTGACACAGGACTAGACCTGACCAGTGACATTATAGAAACTCTTTGCAAATCGCGTATCCAAGCCTCAGCCCCTCAGGACTCCAAAGGCACAGTCAAACTCGCCATCCAAGTTTCCAGCAGGAACCACTATTGCTACAATTCACAGCAGTTGTTGGGCCTGCATGCCATGAAGAGGAGGCAGCTGAAGTTGGCTGGCTACAGGGTTGTAGAGCTTAGCCacaaggagtggttccccatgCTGAGGAAAAGCAGGGTTGAGAAGCTGGCACATCTGCACTGCAAAATCTACAACAGTCTGTAA
- the slitrk5b gene encoding SLIT and NTRK-like protein 5: MPLWISYVLLSAMSVCTIEVFGNYGEICQRLCACEEREGILTVSCENRGVVSISDISPVYFSQYHLLLTGNLLKTLSADDFVEFKGLTILHLGNNDISEIEAGAFNGLQGLKRLHLNNNKIDALKEEFFFGLESLEYLQIDSNYITHVAPNTLSRLRNLEVLILNDNLISSLPVNIFQYVPLTHLDLRGNQLKVLPYSGLLEHMNSVVELQLEENPWNCSCELIALKTWLESISYTALVGDVVCEFPFRLHGRDVDEVSKQELCPRRAIAEYEMPPLPHLITDAYHRTMPALVTASFTSSGIARSSSRPTKGPRQSGTLKSRPTARIPSNKPQNYGQIISYQTKSPVPLDCPTACTCNLQISDLGLNVNCQERKIEHISDLNPKPYNPKKMYLTGNYIPVVRRSDFIEATGLDLLHLGNNRVSRIHDRTFGDLTHLRRLYLNGNLIDHLTADMFYGLETLQFLYLEYNIIKKVGSDTFQHVPKLQLLFLNNNLLKTLPVGTFNGLTLARLNLRNNHLRYLPVSGVLDQLTAMVQVDLFENPWDCSCSILELKIWLEQLSTGTVVNNVICGSPTRLAGEDMRYIKTTNLCPNNSDILVSMIPPSEESFPGSTITIETSLDSDTQYSAIPLSVMILALLFIFIVSVFVAAGLFVVMKKRHQKSQNEHNNSMNACISSLNMEYGLYKKGSIPKVRTSAGHVYEYIPPPTETTSRTTGQTPTDSKSVDGFRDFDELSGAFLAHSDEEAASNVISSEYSVTTPEPLNKPSNPHQDDQCYYRDVLESDKHTCYSNTLPRRHAAHSSSHYASDFDARHQYMHPDRIQQTILYCASPSTVYVEPNRSEYWELKAKLHIDPDYLEVLEKRTTFTQF; encoded by the coding sequence ATGCCTCTTTGGATTTCATATGTTTTGCTAAGTGCAATGTCAGTGTGCACTATTGAGGTGTTTGGCAATTATGGAGAAATATGTCAAAGACTGTGCgcctgtgaggagagagaggggatacTCACAGTGAGCTGTGAGAACAGAGGAGTTGTGAGTATCTCAGACATCAGCCCAGTGTACTTCTCCCAGTATCATCTGCTGCTTACGGGGAATCTTTTAAAAACGCTATCTGCAGATGATTTTGTTGAGTTCAAAGGACTTACAATATTACATCTGGGGAATAATGACATATCGGAGATTGAAGCAGGAGCTTTTAATGGACTTCAGGGATTAAAACGATTGCAtctcaacaataacaaaattgATGCCTTGAAGGAAGAGTTTTTCTTTGGCCTGGAAAGTCTTGAATATCTCCAAATTGATTCTAACTATATAACTCACGTGGCCCCCAATACCTTGAGCAGACTTCGAAATCTGGAGGTCCTGATTCTCAATGACAACTTAATATCTAGTCTGCCGGTGAACATTTTCCAGTATGTCCCACTGACTCATTTGGATTTAAGAGGGAATCAGCTCAAAGTGCTTCCCTACTCAGGTCTGCTGGAGCACATGAACAGTGTCGTGGAGTTACAGCTGGAGGAGAACCCGTGGAACTGTTCGTGTGAGCTGATTGCACTTAAGACGTGGCTCGAGAGCATATCATACACAGCTTTAGTCGGCGATGTCGTTTGTGAGTTCCCTTTCCGGCTTCATGGGAGAGATGTTGATGAGGTTTCCAAACAGGAGTTGTGCCCAAGGAGAGCGATTGCTGAATATGAGATGCCCCCCCTGCCACATTTGATCACCGACGCATACCATAGGACCATGCCGGCTCTGGTCACAGCCTCCTTCACCTCATCTGGGATTGCTCGGTCCTCATCAAGACCCACAAAGGGACCTCGCCAGTCAGGCACATTAAAATCAAGGCCCACTGCTCGCATCCCATCTAATAAACCACAAAATTATGGGCAAATTATTTCATATCAAACCAAGTCCCCCGTGCCTTTAGATTGCCCAACTGCCTGCACCTGCAATCTTCAAATTTCAGACCTCGGTCTGAATGTGAACTGCCAGGAGCGAAAGATTGAACATATCTCTGACTTAAATCCCAAACCATACAATCCCAAAAAGATGTATCTAACGGGGAATTATATCCCAGTAGTGCGTCGATCCGATTTTATCGAGGCGACGGGGTTAGATTTGCTTCATCTTGGTAACAATCGAGTATCTCGCATACATGACCGAACTTTTGGTGATTTGACACACCTAAGAAGACTATACCTTAACGGGAACTTGATTGATCATCTAACAGCTGACATGTTTTATGGACTGGAGACTCTACAGTTCTTATATTTAGAATACAACATCATTAAAAAGGTCGGTTCTGACACCTTTCAGCACGTACCCAAACTTCAGCTTCTTTTTCTGAACAATAACCTCTTAAAAACTTTACCCGTGGGAACATTTAATGGCCTGACATTAGCCAGGCTAAATCTCCGCAACAACCATTTGCGATATCTTCCCGTCAGCGGCGTGCTAGATCAACTTACAGCAATGGTGCAAGTCGATTTGTTTGAGAATCCCTGGGATTGCTCTTGTAGCATACTGGAGTTAAAGATTTGGCTGGAGCAGCTCAGCACAGGCACAGTTGTAAACAACGTCATCTGTGGTTCACCCACAAGGCTAGCTGGGGAGGATATGAGGTACATTAAGACAACAAATCTTTGCCCGAATAATTCTGATATACTTGTCTCCATGATCCCACCCTCTGAAGAATCTTTCCCCGGCAGCACTATCACCATAGAAACATCCTTGGACTCTGACACGCAATACAGCGCCATTCCTTTATCTGTGATGATTCTTGCCCTTCTCTTCATAttcattgtgtctgtgtttgtggctgcaggatTGTTCGTGGTAATGAAAAAGCGCCATCAAAAGAGTCAAAACGAGCATAATAACTCCATGAATGCTTGCATTAGCTCTCTCAACATGGAATATGGCCTTTACAAAAAGGGATCCATTCCCAAAGTCAGGACATCTGCTGGACATGTATATGAGTACATCCCACCTCCCACAGAAACCACAAGCAGAACAACTGGCCAAACCCCGACAGACAGCAAATCAGTGGATGGATTTAGAGACTTTGATGAGTTGAGCGGCGCTTTTCTGGCTCACTCGGATGAAGAGGCGGCCAGTAATGTTATAAGCTCGGAATACAGTGTGACCACTCCAGAGCCCCTCAACAAGCCCTCCAACCCTCACCAAGATGACCAGTGTTACTATAGAGATGTACTTGAGTCCGACAAGCACACGTGCTACAGCAATACGTTACCACGCAGGCATGCGGCGCATTCATCAAGTCACTATGCCTCGGACTTTGATGCAAGGCATCAATACATGCATCCAGATAGAATACAACAGACAATACTCTATTGTGCATCCCCAAGTACTGTGTATGTGGAGCCCAACAGGAGTGAGTACTGGGAACTCAAAGCAAAGCTTCATATTGATCCCGATTACCTTGAGGTTCTTGAAAAACGAACAACGTTTACACAGTTTTAA